Below is a genomic region from Methylobacterium sp. FF17.
CGAGACCGGGATCGAGACGCCGGAATTGAAGGCGCCGATGACGGCCTTCACCCCGTCCGAGGCGAACTTGTTGGCCACCGACACGCCCTGCTTGGGGTCGGAGGCGTCGTCGCCGACCGTCATGACGACGGTCTCGCCGTTGATGCCGCCGGCCTTGTTGAGGTCGGCGATGGCCTGCTGCGCGCCGGTCCGGATCTGCGCGCCGAAGGCCGCGTTCGGGCCGGTGACGGGCACGACCACGCCGATCTTGATCTCCGCCTGCGCGGCCGTGACCATCAGGCCGAGCGCGACGCCGGCCGACAACACTGACTTCATGCCCGTTTCCCCTCTCGAAGCGCCGCGCCGATGGTCGGCGACGCGGTCGCGTGACACTTTCAGGGCCCCTCGCGGGGCGTGGTCCGCGCCGCGCCTCAGGGCGTCGGCGCGCTCGTCCGGTCCCGCCAGCTCAGCGGGCCCGTGCGTTCGTAAAGCCAGCCGTATTGCCGGGTCATCTGTCCGGTGCGGGTGTAGCGGTAGGCCACCGCGCCGATGGCGAGGACCGTCGCGGCGTCGACGGCGTAGCCGGGGCCCGACAGCAGCGTGCCCTCGAACAGCGCGTAGTGCAGGAAGCGCGTCACGGCCGCGATGAGGAGGAGCGCCGCGGCGCAGTGCCAGAACGGGCGCCAGCCGCGCGCGAGCCCGCTGCCGGTCATCCAGGCCGCACCGCCTCCCATCGCCACGGTGACGAGGAGGAAGATCCCGAGGGTGCGTGGATCGAGGCTGAAACCGTCGGCCATGCTCAGTGCGATCCCCCCTCGAGGTAGGCGGCCTTGACCTGCGGATCGTCGAGGAGCGCCTGGCCCGTCCCGCTCATGGTGACCGCCCCCGTGACCATGACGTAGCCGCGATGCGCGAGCTTGAGCGCATGATAGGCGTTCTGCTCCACGATGAACACGGTCAGGCCCTCGCTGCGGTTGAGGTCGCGCACGGCGGAGAAGATCTGCTTGACCACCAGGGGCGCCAGCCCGAGCGAGGGCTCGTCGAGCATGAGCAGGCGCGGCCGGCTCATCAGGGCGCGGGCGATGGCGAGCATCTGCTGCTCGCCCCCCGACATGGTGCCCCCGCGCTGGTCGATGCGCTCGCGCAGGCGCGGGAACAGCGTGCACATCCGCTCGAGATCCTCGGCGAAGTGGCGCCCGCCATTCACCGCCGCGCCCATCTGCAGGTTCTCCCGCACCGTCATGCGGGAGAAGATGCGCCGGCCTTCCGGCGATTGCGCGAGGTTGAGCCGGGCGATCTCGTGGGTGGGCAGCCGGGTGATGTCCTGGCCCGCGAAGGTGATGGTGCCCTCGCGCGCCTGGGGCTGGCCGAAGATCGTCATCATCAGGGTGGACTTGCCTGCCCCGTTGGCGCCGATCAGCGCGACGATCTCGCCCTCGTGCACGTCGACGTCGACGTTCTTGAGGGCACGGATGCTGCCGTAATAGGCGGAGACGCCGCGTACGCTCAGCAGCGGCGCCTTCGCGCCCTGTCCGTCGGTCTGCCCCATCCGGGCGCGGGTCTCGTCCACCAGGACGTTGATGCCGGCGACGCTCATGCGGACGCTCCCGTCAGCCCGACCTCCGCCTCGACGGCGGCGACCTCCTCGTCGTCCACCCCGAGATAGGCCGCGATCACGCGGGTGTCGTTGCGGATCTCGTCGGGTGTGCCGTCGGCGATCTTCATGCCGTAGTCGAGCACCACGATCCGGTCGGAGATCTGCATGACCACCGACATGTCGTGCTCGATCAGCAGCACCGAGGTGCCGTGCTCGTCGCGGATCATCCGCAGCAGGGTGTTGAGGTCGGCCGATTCGCGCGGGTTGAGGCCGGCGGCTGGCTCGTCGAGGCAGAGCAGGACCGGGTCGGTGCACATGGCCCGCGCGATCTCGAGCCGGCGCTGGTCGCCGTAGGGCAGATCGCCCGCCGGCTCGTCGGCCCGGTGGGTGAGGCCGATCCGCTCGATCCAGCCGGCGGCCTTCTCGATCGCCTGGGCCTGCGCCCGGCGATAGCCCGGCAGGCCGAGGATGCCCGCGAGGCTGAAGCCCGAAGCCCGCATCAGCGGCTTGTGCATGGCCACCAGCAGGTTCTCCAGCACCGTCATCTGCGGAAACAGGCGGATGTTCTGGAAGGTGCGGGCGACCCCGGCGAGGCGGTTGACGTCGTGGCCGGGCAGTCGCTCCAGCAGGTAGGTCTCGCCGCCCTGCTGACGAAGGCGGATCATGCCCTCGGTCGGTTTGTAGAAGCCGGTGATGCAGTTGAACACCGTGGTCTTGCCGGCGCCGTTGGGGCCGATCAGCGCCGTGATGTCTCCGCGCCCCACCTTGAAGGAGAGGTCGCCGACGGCGGTGAGGCCGCCGAAGCGCATGGTGAGGTGATCGACCACGAGGATCGGGTCGGCGGGGCCGCCGGGGATGGCGGCCGGCGGCGCGTCCTGGACGGTGGCCAGGCGGGTGGTGCCGGTGGCGAGCGTCATCGGGCGTTCCCCGCCAGGGTCACGGAGGGCGTGCGCTCCGAAATGAGCCCGCGCGGGCGCCAGACCATCATGCAGACCATCGCGAGGCCGAAGAGCAGCAGGCGGTACTCGTTCGGGTCGAAGTGATCGCCGAACACCGCCTTGAGGAAGGTGAGGTTGCGCAGCAGTTCCGGCGCCCCGACCATGACGATGGCGGCGATGGCGACGCCGATCTGGCTGCCCATGCCGCCCAGCACCACGATGGCGAGGATGATCGCGCTCTCCAGGAAGTTGAAGCTCTCCGGGCTGACGAAGCCCTGGCGCACGGCGAAGAACGAGCCGGCGAAGCCCGCGAACATGGCGCCGAGCGCGAAGGCGGTGAGCTTCGTCATGGTGGTGTCGATCCCGAGCGACCGGCAGGCGATCTCGTCCTCGCGCAGGGCTTCCCAGGCCCGGCCCAGCGGCAGGCGGCGCATGCGCAGGGTGACGAGGTTGGTGACCAGCGCCAGCGCCAGGATCAGGTAATAGAGAAAGACGATGCGGTGCATCGGGCTGAAGCTCAGGCCGAAGGTGGCGGCGAACCCGCCCTCCCCGGCGGTGAACGGAATCCCGAAGAAGCTCGCGCGGGGAATCGAGGAGAGGCCCGCGGCGCCGCCGGAAAAATCGACCCAGTTGATGAGGACGAGGCGGATGATCTCGCCGAAGGCCAGCGTGACGATGGCGAGGTAATCGCCGCGCAGGCGCAGCACGGGGAAGCCGAGCAGGACGCCGAAGGCGGCGGCGAACAGCCCCGCCAGCGGCAGGCAGATCCAGAACGAGAGCCCGAATACGGTGGAGAGCAGCGCGTAGGAATAGGCCCCCACCGCGTAGAAGGCGACGTAGCCGAGGTCGAGGAGCCCCGCGAGGCCCACCACGATGTTCAGGCCCCAGCCGAGCATGACGTAAGTGAGGATGAGGATGCCGAGATCGATCCAGTAGCGCCCCTCGGAGAGGCCCCCGGAGGCGAGGGCCGCGAGCAGCGGCAGGGTCAGGGCGACAGCGAGCGTCACCGGCGCGAGGACGCGCCCCGCACGGGCCGCCGCCGGGGCCGTCTCCGCGCTGGCGAGGCGGCGGGTCTCGCGCCGGCGCGCCACTTCGCCGAGCAGCAGGCGCTGGGCGAGGCGCAGCACGAACACCGCGCCGCAGAGCGCCGCGACGACGCCCCAGCGCCCGGTGAGTTCGAGGCCGGTGCCCTGCCCGAGGTCGGTGCGGTAGGCCACCACGGGAATGCTGAGGCCCAGCGTCACAAGGGCGAAGAGGGCCGCATCCTTGAGGATTTCGGGAAGAGCCGCGCCGGAGCGCCGAGCCACGGTGGGGGCCACCGCGCCGATGGTCGATCCTGTTGCCGTCGATCCGGTTACCATGGGTCAGACCTTCTCGACTTCGGGGCGTCCGAGGATGCCGGAGGGTTTGAAGATGAGCACCACGATGAGGATGAGGAACGCGGCCACGTCCTTGTACTCGATGGAGAAGTAGGCCGACCAGAAGGTCTCGATCAATCCGATGATGAGACCGCCGAGCACCGCCCCGGGCAGGGAGCCGATGCCCCCGAGAACCGCCGCCGTGAAGGCCTTCACCCCGGGCACGAAGCCGTCCGAGAACGAGACCACGCCGTAATAGAGGAGGTAGAGCGTGCCGGCCACCGCCGCGAGCGCCGCACCGAGCACGAAGGTCAGGGAGATCGTGCGGTCGACGTTGATGCCGAGCAGCGCGGCCATGCGCCGGTCCTGCTCGCAGGCGCGCTGGGCCCGGCCGAAGGAGGTGCGCTGCACGAGGTACCAGAAGCCGGCGAGCAGGAGCGCCGTCGTCGTCATGATGATCGCCTGCTTGTACGACAGGGTCACGGTGTATTGCTCGTTCTCGTAGAGGACGAACACGTCGCGGACCAGTGGCGGCACCGGCTTGTTGCGGGCGCCCTGCACCACCTGGACGAAGTTCGACAGGAAGATCGACACGCCGATGGCCGAGATCAGCGGCGCGAGCCGGAACGAGCCGCGCAAGGGCCGGTAGGCCGCCCGCTCGATCGCCCAGCCCCACAGGGCGGTCAGGATCATCGCGAGCACCAGCACGATCAGGAACACCAGGGCGACCGAGGTGAGCCCGAGCCAGGTGGTGAGGATGAGGAAGAAGATCAGCGCGATGAAGGACGAAAGCATGAAGACGTCGCCATGGGCGAAGTTCACCATGCCGATGATGCCGAAGACCATGGTGTAGCCGAGCGCGATCAGCCCGTAGATCGACCCGAGCGTCAGGCCGTTGATGAACTGCTGGGCGAAAAATTCCATGAAGCGGCCTTCGTGTCCACGCCGGCGCCCGTCGCGAAGGACGTGCCAGCTTGGAATGTTCCGAACTCGCGCCTCCGGTCAATCCTCGCCGTTGCGCCGGTCGGGGGATTGCGGGCCGATCGCCGGGATGCCGCTTCCCGGTCCGGGCAGCCGGCCCGCGACCTCGCGTCCCGTCTCGTTCCGAGGGCAACCGGTCGCTCCGGGCTTCGCTCGCGACCCTGTTCTCGCCGGCCCGTGATCGAGCCCGGCCCATCGTGGTCCGGTTTTCGGGTGACAGACGATGCGCTCACTTCGAGGCGCGGCCATCGTACGCCTTCGACGGATCACCCCGGCATCGCGATGCCGGACGGGCCCTTCGGGACGACCCGCCATACGCCGTGACAAGCGCCCGGACCGCGTCGATCCGCCGGGGCGCTGTCGGACCAGGAACGCGCCGGTCCGGGCTGCATGGCAACTCGGTAGTTTGACCACCTGACAGGCCAACAAGGGTGACTTCTAACGCTGGCACACTCCGAGGCCTGTGTTTACGCAGTCTCCGGATTGACGGTGAGCAGGACAGCACTTACCGAGATATATCAATAAAAACCCTGACTTCGAGCCTATTATCCAATGATTTTTGGTGGGCGAGCTTGGGTTTTATGGTCGCCAGAATCCGGGGCACGCGAGAGAATAGAGGCTCAGATGAGTCGGAGTATTGGAAGCGAACGGAGGCTTCGTGAGCCTGTGCAGCGCATCGTATGGGATGCGGTCTGGCGCGCCCTCGGGCGTCCCTTCGATCGGCGGCTCGGCGTGCGAACCGAAGGGCGTCGCCAACCCGAGGACATGCAGACCGTCGGTTCGAATGCAGCCAGCGCCTACGAGTATGCGCCGAGTCCGGCACGCACGTTCTGGCTCAGCGTCGGCTCCCTGAATATCGATATGAAGCAGTTCACCTTCATCGATTATGGGTCCGGGATGGGCCGTGCCTTATTGCTGGCCGGCAAGCTTCCCTTCAAGCAGGTCAGGGGCGTCGAATTCGCCCGTGAACTGAATCTCGTCGCTCAAGACAACATCAATGCCGTGTTCGGCTCGGAAAGCGCTCGGAACCGCTTCAGCCTCGATACGATCGATGCGGTCGAGTTCGAAATCCCGCATTGCCCCTGTGTTCTGTACCTGTTCAATCCCTTCGAAGCACGCATCGTCGGGCAACTCGCCGATAAGATCCTTCGCTCTTACAGAGACGCGCCGCGAGAGATCTACGTGGTTTATGTAAATCCGAAATTTCAGGATGTCTTTGGGAGGGAAGCGTTCACGCCGATCGAAGGACCGTGGTACGCGAAGTACTTCGATCGGCGCGTGCCCTCCGGATTCTCGATTTATCGACTTCACGGATAGGTTTTGCGCGGGGTTCGGCGCCGACCCGCGATTCCCCCAAGGCGCGAGCCTGCCTGGAACCGCCGATCCGCTGCCGTCCTGTCGGAGACGACGCGCGATGCGCGAACGGCCCGGCGCGTCGCACCGGGCCGTCGTGAGCGTGTCACCGATCCGGTGCCGCGGGCACCGTGAAGAAGCTACTTCAGCAGCTTGACCAGCGCCTTGCCGGCGGGGGTCTTCAGCTCCTTGGCGTCGAGGGTGCCGTCGTTGTCCGGGTCGGCGGCCTTGAAGCGGGCCTCCACGAGGGCGAGGTACTCGGCCTTGTCGAGTGTGCCGTCCGAATCCGGGTCGGCCAGCTTCAGCTCCTTCTTGCTGACCCGGCCCTTGAGCTCCTTGGTGTCGAGGGTGCCGTCCGTGTCCGTCTCCAGCCGGTCGAACAGGGCGCCGGCCACCGTCTGGACCTCCTTGAGGTCGATGGTGCTGTCGTTGTCGGTGTCGATCGTCGAGATCATCTTCTCGGCGCCCGGACCCTTGGCCGAGGCCGGGAGCGCCAGCGGCAGCGCGAGGGCGGCGGCGCCGAGAAGGGCGGCGAAGCGGGACAGGTTGGACATGCGGAGGACTCCGATTCGGCAAAGAGACTTGCCGCGTTATCACGCTTGCACGGCACGGTGGTAGAGGCCCGTTGCAATGCAGTATCGCGCGACCGGCCCGTCGCCGGGCGCGTGCCCCGTCCCGGCTGGGCCGGGACACGCTCGTGTCGATCAGCCGGGACACGCTCGTGTCGATCAGAAGACCTTCTTCTCCCGGATCTCGCCGCCGAAGCCCACATGGAGCTGGCGTTCACGGCCATCGGCCCCCCGCGCCGCGACCTCGAGGTGGCGCGGACCCCGGCCCGTGACGCGGATGTCGGTGTAGCCGGCGGCCTCGACCCGGGCGGTCAGGGCGGCCTGGTCGGGCTTGGGCCCGAGGCCGATCGTGTCCTTGGCCCAGTCGAGGGTTCCGGCCGGCGGGCCGCCGGCGGGGCCGAGCCGGACCTGGGTTCCGTCCGCGCGGGTGATCAGGCTGGCGTGGAGGAAGCCCTTCTCGAACCGGCCCTGGACGGTGACCGCCTCGCCCGGCCTGACGAGGGTTGCGCCCTCCCCCTGGCGCCCGGTCTCCACCAGCGCCCGGCCGGTACTGTCCTGGATCACGAACTTGTTGCCGTAGATCTCGGTCACCTCCCCCCGGGCCGCGATGGCGCCGGACGCCGTGAGGGCGGAGATCGCGGTGGGTTCCACCGGAGTGACCGTGGTGCCGGTCTGGGCCAGGGACAGCCCGACGGCGCCGAAGGCGAGGGGCGCCGCGATGGCTCCCGCGACGAGGGCCCGGCGTCGGCGGCGCGGCGTGGCGGCGGGGGTCGGAAAGGTGTCCGTCATGGTTGGCCTGCGTTGCGAGGACGTCCCGGTTCGGCGATTGCCCGTCCGGTTCGACGCCGTTCTAGGCCGGGTCCGCCAACCCGATCTGAACCGCACGGTTCAGCCCCCGTTAAACGACGCGGCGTAGGCCGCGCTCACCGCCCCACCCACGGACCGTGCCCGATGAAGCTCCTGCTCGTGGAGGATGATGCAGCGCTCGCCGCTGAAATCTGCCGGATGTTGCGCGCAGCCCATTGCGCCCTCGACCACGCGGTCAACGGCGAGGATGCCCAGCATCTCGGGGAGACCGGCACGTACGATGCCGTCATCCTCGACCTCGGCCTGCCCAAGCGCGACGGCCTCTCGGTGCTCCAGGCCTGGCGTTCGGCGGGCCTGACCCTGCCCGTCCTCGTCCTCACGGCCCGGGACGGCTGGAGCGACAAGGTGGCGGGCTTCAAGGCGGGCGCCGACGATTTCCTGGTCAAGCCGTTCCGGGCGGAGGAACTCGTCATCCGCCTGCGCGCCCTGGTGCGTCGGGCGGCCGCCCACGGGGTCGCCCGCGTCACCTGCGGCCCCCTCACCTACGAAGCCGGCCTCGGCAGCTTCGAGCGCGACGGCCTGCCCCTGAAGCTGACCGGCCTCGAATGGCGGGTGCTCTCCTGCCTGATCCTGCGCAAGGACGCCGTGGTACCCCGAGCCCAGCTGATCGAACGGGTCTACGACGGTGATGCCGACGTCGATTCGAACTCCGTCGAGGTCATCATCACGCGTCTGCGCCGGAAGATCGCTCCCGCCCGGATCGAGGGTGTGCGCGGCCTCGGCTACCAGCTCCTCCCGGGCGGTCCCGCCTGATGCCCCCGGCACGGCCGCGCCGGCCGGTCTCGCGGGGGCTGGCCCGGTACGTTCATCTCGGCTCTTTGCAGCGCCGCCTGCTGCTGGCCGCCCTTGCCTTCGTCACGGTGGCCCTGGTGGTCGCGGGCGTGGCGATCGGCCTGATCCTGCACCGCTTCGTGCGCGCCCAGCTCGACAGCCGCCTCGACAGCCAACTCGTCGCCCTCGCGGCGAGCCTGGAGCGCGGCGCCGGCGATCGCCTGCGGGTGGCCCGCAACCTCGACGGTCCGCCCTTCGACCGGGACCGGTCCGGTTGGTACTGGCAGGTGCAACAGGGCCATACCGTACTGCGCTCGGAGTCCCTTGAAGGTCGCGACCTCGCCCTGCCGGACCCGCTCCTCCGTGGTCGAGACCCGGACCGACCGCAGCCCGGCGACGGCACGGATCCTTGGGGCGGCCCATTGATCCTGCGGGTGCTCGTGCTGCCGCCCGAACGGGGCGGTCCGCCGGCCATCCTTGTCGCCTCGGCGCCCGTTCGTGCCCTGCACAGCCCCCTGCGCCAAGCGGGCCTCGCACTCGCGGCCATCCTCGGGACTCTCGGACTCTGCCTCGTGGCCGGCACCGTGGCGCAGGTCCGCCTGGGGCTGCGCCCCCTGGAGCGCCTGCGCCGCGACCTCGCGGAGGTCCGGGCCGGCCGCCGACCCCGGATTCCGGACCCCCAGCCGGCCGAGATTCGCCCCTTCGTCGTGGAAATGAACGCGCTCCTCGACCAGAATGCGGCGAACCTCGAGCGGGCGCGCACCCATGTGGCCAACCTCGCTCATGGCTTGAAGACCCCGCTCGCCACCCTGACCCTCGCCCTGTCCGATCGGGCTCGCGACCCCGATGGCGCCCTGGCGAGCCTTGTCTCCGGGATGGACCGGCGCATTCGCCACCACCTACGCCGGGCCCGCGCGGCCGCCCTCGGCGGAGCGACCCGCGCCCGCACCGAACTCGCCGGACCCGTCGCGGACCTGCGCGCGACGTTCGAACGTCTCTATGCCGACAAGGGCCTCGCCTTCGATCTTGCCGTTCCAGCCGGCCTCACAGTGGCCTGCGATCCCCAGGACATCGATGAGATGCTTGGCAATCTTCTCGACAATGCCTGCCAATGGGGCCGTGGCCGCATCCGCATCTCCGCATACCCGGCCGACGCTGCCATTCGCATCACCGTCGAGGATGACGGTCCCGGCCTCGACCCAGAGGCCGCAGGCCGGGCGATCCGCCCCGGGGGACGCCTCGACAAGAGCGTACCGGGCCACGGCTTCGGCCTCTCCATCACCACGGAACTCGCCGAACTCTACGGCGGTACGCTCCGTCTTGGCCGCTCCGACCTCGGCGGTTTGAGCGCGGAGTTGACGCTGCCTGCTTGAGGGCCAGCTACGTGCTAAACGGGGATTCCTGGCCCCTATCGACCGTCGAGATCACCGCCTTTCCGACGCCACGGCACGCGAGGCGCGGCCGCGGCACGTCGTAACAATGTTATGTTTTGGCATTGACGGGTCTGCGGGGTGTCCCGTATAGGGCTGTTCATCGGCGGCGGCCAACGGGGTTTGGCGGCTCACCGGCGCTTCATTGGGATGATCTGCGGGGTTGATCCGGCGGTTAGGCTGGGTTGGCTTCTGTTTTTGTCTGTTGGGTGCTGGGCTGGGATCTGTGTGATCTTGGGCTTTTGTTCTTTGACAAGTGAATCTGAGAAAGAGAAGCGTGGGCGGCGTTTTGTCCTTGCGGATTCCTGTAATGGGGATCGTGAGACGATTGCTGACACGTTTCGAGAGCTCACCGATATGGTGGTGGAAACGCCCTGTATCGTTGTGTGCTTCCGTTATGATGTGATCAGCTAGATCAACTCTTCAACTTGAGAGTTTGATCCTGGCTCAGAGCGAACGCTGGCGGCAGGCTTAACACATGCAAGTCGAGCGGGCACTTCGGTGTCAGCGGCAGACGGGTGAGTAACACGTGGGAACGTACCCTTTGGTTCGGAATAACGCTGGGAAACTAGCGCTAATACCGGATACGCCCTTTTGGGGAAAGGCTTGCTGCCGAAGGATCGGCCCGCGTCTGATTAGCTAGTTGGTGGGGTAATGGCCTACCAAGGCGACGATCAGTAGCTGGTCTGAGAGGATGATCAGCCACACTGGGACTGAGACACGGCCCAGACTCCTACGGGAGGCAGCAGTGGGGAATATTGGACAATGGGCGCAAGCCTGATCCAGCCATGCCGCGTGAGTGATGAAGGCCTTAGGGTTGTAAAGCTCTTTTGTCCGGGACGATAA
It encodes:
- the livM gene encoding high-affinity branched-chain amino acid ABC transporter permease LivM, coding for MVTGSTATGSTIGAVAPTVARRSGAALPEILKDAALFALVTLGLSIPVVAYRTDLGQGTGLELTGRWGVVAALCGAVFVLRLAQRLLLGEVARRRETRRLASAETAPAAARAGRVLAPVTLAVALTLPLLAALASGGLSEGRYWIDLGILILTYVMLGWGLNIVVGLAGLLDLGYVAFYAVGAYSYALLSTVFGLSFWICLPLAGLFAAAFGVLLGFPVLRLRGDYLAIVTLAFGEIIRLVLINWVDFSGGAAGLSSIPRASFFGIPFTAGEGGFAATFGLSFSPMHRIVFLYYLILALALVTNLVTLRMRRLPLGRAWEALREDEIACRSLGIDTTMTKLTAFALGAMFAGFAGSFFAVRQGFVSPESFNFLESAIILAIVVLGGMGSQIGVAIAAIVMVGAPELLRNLTFLKAVFGDHFDPNEYRLLLFGLAMVCMMVWRPRGLISERTPSVTLAGNAR
- a CDS encoding branched-chain amino acid ABC transporter permease, with amino-acid sequence MEFFAQQFINGLTLGSIYGLIALGYTMVFGIIGMVNFAHGDVFMLSSFIALIFFLILTTWLGLTSVALVFLIVLVLAMILTALWGWAIERAAYRPLRGSFRLAPLISAIGVSIFLSNFVQVVQGARNKPVPPLVRDVFVLYENEQYTVTLSYKQAIIMTTTALLLAGFWYLVQRTSFGRAQRACEQDRRMAALLGINVDRTISLTFVLGAALAAVAGTLYLLYYGVVSFSDGFVPGVKAFTAAVLGGIGSLPGAVLGGLIIGLIETFWSAYFSIEYKDVAAFLILIVVLIFKPSGILGRPEVEKV
- a CDS encoding DUF6867 family protein; the encoded protein is MADGFSLDPRTLGIFLLVTVAMGGGAAWMTGSGLARGWRPFWHCAAALLLIAAVTRFLHYALFEGTLLSGPGYAVDAATVLAIGAVAYRYTRTGQMTRQYGWLYERTGPLSWRDRTSAPTP
- a CDS encoding DNA-binding protein, which translates into the protein MTDTFPTPAATPRRRRRALVAGAIAAPLAFGAVGLSLAQTGTTVTPVEPTAISALTASGAIAARGEVTEIYGNKFVIQDSTGRALVETGRQGEGATLVRPGEAVTVQGRFEKGFLHASLITRADGTQVRLGPAGGPPAGTLDWAKDTIGLGPKPDQAALTARVEAAGYTDIRVTGRGPRHLEVAARGADGRERQLHVGFGGEIREKKVF
- a CDS encoding ABC transporter ATP-binding protein; translation: MTLATGTTRLATVQDAPPAAIPGGPADPILVVDHLTMRFGGLTAVGDLSFKVGRGDITALIGPNGAGKTTVFNCITGFYKPTEGMIRLRQQGGETYLLERLPGHDVNRLAGVARTFQNIRLFPQMTVLENLLVAMHKPLMRASGFSLAGILGLPGYRRAQAQAIEKAAGWIERIGLTHRADEPAGDLPYGDQRRLEIARAMCTDPVLLCLDEPAAGLNPRESADLNTLLRMIRDEHGTSVLLIEHDMSVVMQISDRIVVLDYGMKIADGTPDEIRNDTRVIAAYLGVDDEEVAAVEAEVGLTGASA
- a CDS encoding EF-hand domain-containing protein codes for the protein MSNLSRFAALLGAAALALPLALPASAKGPGAEKMISTIDTDNDSTIDLKEVQTVAGALFDRLETDTDGTLDTKELKGRVSKKELKLADPDSDGTLDKAEYLALVEARFKAADPDNDGTLDAKELKTPAGKALVKLLK
- a CDS encoding sensor histidine kinase, whose product is MPPARPRRPVSRGLARYVHLGSLQRRLLLAALAFVTVALVVAGVAIGLILHRFVRAQLDSRLDSQLVALAASLERGAGDRLRVARNLDGPPFDRDRSGWYWQVQQGHTVLRSESLEGRDLALPDPLLRGRDPDRPQPGDGTDPWGGPLILRVLVLPPERGGPPAILVASAPVRALHSPLRQAGLALAAILGTLGLCLVAGTVAQVRLGLRPLERLRRDLAEVRAGRRPRIPDPQPAEIRPFVVEMNALLDQNAANLERARTHVANLAHGLKTPLATLTLALSDRARDPDGALASLVSGMDRRIRHHLRRARAAALGGATRARTELAGPVADLRATFERLYADKGLAFDLAVPAGLTVACDPQDIDEMLGNLLDNACQWGRGRIRISAYPADAAIRITVEDDGPGLDPEAAGRAIRPGGRLDKSVPGHGFGLSITTELAELYGGTLRLGRSDLGGLSAELTLPA
- a CDS encoding response regulator transcription factor; translated protein: MKLLLVEDDAALAAEICRMLRAAHCALDHAVNGEDAQHLGETGTYDAVILDLGLPKRDGLSVLQAWRSAGLTLPVLVLTARDGWSDKVAGFKAGADDFLVKPFRAEELVIRLRALVRRAAAHGVARVTCGPLTYEAGLGSFERDGLPLKLTGLEWRVLSCLILRKDAVVPRAQLIERVYDGDADVDSNSVEVIITRLRRKIAPARIEGVRGLGYQLLPGGPA
- a CDS encoding ABC transporter ATP-binding protein, with translation MSVAGINVLVDETRARMGQTDGQGAKAPLLSVRGVSAYYGSIRALKNVDVDVHEGEIVALIGANGAGKSTLMMTIFGQPQAREGTITFAGQDITRLPTHEIARLNLAQSPEGRRIFSRMTVRENLQMGAAVNGGRHFAEDLERMCTLFPRLRERIDQRGGTMSGGEQQMLAIARALMSRPRLLMLDEPSLGLAPLVVKQIFSAVRDLNRSEGLTVFIVEQNAYHALKLAHRGYVMVTGAVTMSGTGQALLDDPQVKAAYLEGGSH